A part of Bacillus thuringiensis genomic DNA contains:
- the ntdP gene encoding nucleoside tri-diphosphate phosphatase: protein MGFPKEGERVQIHSYKHNGSIHRMWEETTILKGTQSLVIGANDRTVVTESDGRTWITREPAICYFHANYWFNVIGMLREEGVYYYCNLGSPFAYDSEALKYIDYDLDIKVYPDMTYTLLDEDEYEKHSQIMQYPPVIDTILKRNVAQLTQWIHQRKGPFAPDFVDMWYERYLMYRN, encoded by the coding sequence ATGGGATTTCCCAAAGAAGGAGAAAGAGTACAAATACATAGTTATAAACATAATGGCTCCATTCATAGAATGTGGGAAGAGACAACAATTTTAAAAGGAACACAGAGCCTTGTGATCGGAGCAAATGATCGTACAGTAGTGACAGAATCGGATGGCCGAACATGGATTACTCGTGAACCAGCAATTTGTTATTTTCATGCAAACTATTGGTTTAATGTGATTGGGATGTTAAGAGAAGAGGGAGTATACTATTATTGCAATTTAGGCTCACCTTTTGCATATGATTCTGAAGCATTAAAGTACATTGATTATGATTTAGATATTAAAGTGTATCCAGATATGACATATACGCTTTTAGATGAAGATGAGTATGAGAAGCATAGTCAAATTATGCAATATCCACCTGTTATTGATACTATTTTAAAACGAAATGTAGCACAATTAACACAATGGATTCATCAGAGAAAAGGGCCATTCGCGCCAGATTTCGTAGATATGTGGTATGAAAGATATTTAATGTACAGAAATTAA
- a CDS encoding ABC transporter ATP-binding protein, with the protein MQGIKRYLQFVKPYRWLIAITIMIGLVKFGIPLIMPWLLKYIIDDVIQGGGSLQDKTSQLVTAVGIAFFIFAVVRPPIEYYRQYFAQRIANTILYDLRKHIFGHLQKLSLRYYSNTKTGELISRVIHDVEQTKDFVITGLMNVWLDTATIAIAIIVMFSMNIKLTFVALLILPIYVVAVKYFFGRLRKLTKERSQALATMQGYLHERIQGMQVTRSFALEEYEGKQFEKRNNEFLTKALTHTSWTARTFSVVNTLTDLGPLLVIGFAAYEVIQGQLTLGTMVAFVGYMDSLYSPLRRLVNSSTTLTQSFASMDRVFELLDEKYDIVNVPSAVQTTKLNGEVIFDHVSFRYNSDEKEILHNLSLTMLPGEKVALVGASGGGKSSLASLIPRFYDVSSGAVYIDGIDVRKYDMRNLRSHIGIVLQDNLLFSDTIGANILYGNPKATEEEVISAAKAAQIHDFIIELPDGYDTVVGERGVKLSGGQRQRVAIARVFLKNPSLLILDEATSALDLENERHIQQALQTLAADRTTIIIAHRLATITHVDTIIYIEDGEIKETGSHEELMKKRGFYYNLYQLQHITETAPLA; encoded by the coding sequence GTGCAAGGTATAAAAAGATATTTGCAATTTGTTAAACCATATCGATGGCTTATTGCTATTACGATTATGATTGGTCTAGTTAAATTCGGCATCCCGCTTATTATGCCGTGGTTATTAAAATATATTATCGATGATGTAATTCAAGGTGGAGGATCACTTCAAGATAAAACGTCCCAATTAGTAACCGCTGTTGGGATTGCTTTTTTTATTTTTGCTGTAGTAAGACCGCCAATTGAATATTATCGTCAATATTTCGCGCAGCGTATCGCAAACACAATATTATATGATTTACGAAAACATATTTTTGGTCATTTACAAAAGTTGAGTTTACGCTATTATTCGAATACAAAAACAGGGGAGCTTATTTCACGTGTAATCCATGATGTAGAACAAACAAAGGATTTTGTAATTACTGGTTTGATGAATGTTTGGCTAGATACGGCAACAATTGCAATTGCTATTATTGTTATGTTTTCTATGAATATAAAATTAACATTTGTTGCGTTATTAATTTTGCCTATTTATGTAGTGGCAGTGAAATATTTTTTCGGGCGTCTTCGAAAATTAACGAAAGAGCGTTCGCAAGCTTTAGCAACGATGCAAGGGTATTTACATGAACGTATTCAGGGGATGCAAGTGACGCGTAGCTTTGCATTAGAAGAGTATGAAGGTAAGCAGTTTGAAAAAAGAAATAATGAATTTTTGACGAAAGCGTTAACGCATACGAGTTGGACTGCAAGGACATTTTCAGTAGTGAATACGTTAACCGATTTAGGCCCGTTACTTGTAATCGGTTTTGCAGCATATGAAGTAATTCAGGGGCAATTAACATTAGGGACTATGGTTGCGTTTGTTGGATATATGGATAGTTTGTATAGTCCGCTTCGCCGTCTTGTTAATTCCTCTACAACATTAACACAGTCTTTCGCATCGATGGATCGAGTGTTTGAATTGTTAGATGAAAAATACGATATTGTCAATGTGCCAAGTGCGGTACAAACGACAAAATTGAATGGTGAAGTGATATTCGATCATGTATCTTTTCGTTACAATTCAGATGAAAAAGAGATATTGCATAACCTTTCGTTAACAATGTTGCCAGGAGAGAAGGTAGCACTTGTAGGGGCAAGTGGGGGAGGGAAGTCATCTCTTGCTAGTTTAATCCCGCGTTTCTATGATGTTTCTTCAGGGGCAGTTTATATAGATGGGATAGATGTTAGAAAGTATGATATGAGAAATTTACGTAGTCATATTGGAATTGTACTGCAAGATAATTTGTTATTTAGTGATACAATCGGGGCAAATATTTTATATGGAAATCCGAAAGCTACAGAGGAAGAAGTGATTTCAGCTGCCAAAGCTGCGCAAATTCATGATTTTATTATAGAGTTACCTGATGGTTATGATACTGTCGTTGGGGAACGGGGTGTGAAGCTATCTGGTGGGCAAAGGCAACGTGTAGCGATTGCAAGAGTGTTTCTAAAGAATCCATCGTTACTTATATTAGATGAGGCAACTTCCGCTTTAGATTTAGAAAATGAACGGCATATTCAGCAGGCGCTTCAGACGTTAGCTGCTGATCGGACGACGATCATAATCGCACATCGATTGGCGACGATTACACATGTGGATACGATAATTTACATTGAAGATGGTGAAATTAAAGAAACAGGTTCTCATGAAGAATTAATGAAAAAAAGAGGATTTTATTATAATTTATATCAACTTCAACATATAACAGAAACAGCTCCTTTAGCGTAA
- a CDS encoding aromatic acid exporter family protein — translation MKLGARILKTGIAITLALFACILLQLPSPVFAGISAIFAVQPSVYRSYLTALEQIQANVIGAVFAIVFATAFGHNPFIIGLTCILVIALTLQLRLENTISIALVTVIAIMEYQGEDFFSFALLRFATIMIGIIAASLVNLVFMPPKYETKLYHRIVDNTEEIVKWIRMNSRQASDFTTLKTDIDRMKEKMIKLNHYYLLYKEERSYTKKVKFAKIRKLVLFRQMLATTSRALSTLKSLHRTENELRYMPEEFQESIQNELDSLTHYHEQVLLKFIGKAKKQQSVEMLDEVETGKQELIDIFMDYQNKDDEEAYKTWLHLFPLISAIINYSEEVEHLDLLVDSFYTYHKPEAELQIEDKKEDE, via the coding sequence ATGAAACTTGGTGCTCGCATTTTAAAAACGGGTATTGCCATCACATTAGCTTTATTTGCTTGTATTTTACTTCAATTACCGAGTCCAGTATTTGCCGGAATCTCAGCTATATTCGCTGTTCAACCGTCTGTATACCGCTCGTATTTAACAGCTCTTGAGCAAATTCAAGCAAACGTCATTGGTGCGGTATTCGCTATCGTATTTGCTACTGCTTTTGGACATAATCCTTTTATTATTGGATTAACATGTATATTAGTAATTGCGCTTACGTTACAATTACGATTAGAAAACACAATATCAATTGCTTTAGTAACAGTTATCGCCATTATGGAGTATCAGGGCGAAGATTTCTTTAGTTTTGCCTTACTTCGCTTTGCGACGATTATGATTGGAATTATTGCGGCTTCACTTGTAAATTTAGTGTTTATGCCGCCAAAATACGAAACAAAGCTATATCATCGTATCGTTGATAATACAGAAGAAATTGTAAAATGGATTCGAATGAATAGCAGGCAAGCTTCTGATTTTACAACGCTAAAAACTGATATTGATCGTATGAAAGAAAAAATGATCAAACTAAACCATTACTATTTGCTGTATAAAGAAGAAAGAAGCTACACGAAAAAAGTAAAGTTCGCAAAAATTCGTAAGCTCGTTTTATTCAGACAAATGTTAGCGACGACAAGCCGTGCTTTAAGTACGTTAAAATCATTACACCGTACTGAAAATGAACTGCGCTATATGCCAGAAGAATTTCAGGAATCTATCCAAAACGAACTTGACTCATTAACCCATTACCATGAACAAGTTTTATTAAAATTTATTGGTAAAGCAAAAAAACAACAATCCGTTGAAATGCTTGATGAAGTTGAAACAGGTAAACAAGAATTAATTGATATCTTTATGGATTATCAAAACAAAGACGATGAGGAAGCGTATAAAACATGGTTACACCTCTTCCCTCTTATTTCTGCCATTATTAACTATAGTGAAGAAGTAGAGCATTTAGATTTACTTGTGGATAGCTTCTACACATACCATAAACCAGAAGCAGAACTCCAAATCGAAGATAAAAAAGAAGACGAATAA
- a CDS encoding glutamate synthase-related protein — protein MLNKKNTWTPSLFRDYKNAEHDACGIVSVMEKRKIATKENIDLCIQSLVKMNHRAGFINGEGDGIGIHIDVPKALWNEKLKNNGYNPTIVDHPHFIVGHFFLNKNANIVNLKNHIRTQLNNESFTIIFESDDVINSDALGPLGKQEEPLFWQVALIAENEVKNIEQTLFSVTIKIEENEAIHVASLSRDHVVYKVLGAGDTLVAYYNDLQHPLIASTMTLGHNRYSTNTLSNFFRVQPFSVLGHNGEINTIAKLRDQADMIHVPLTAGGSDSQDLNRTLETLLVQYDYSLFEAMDILFPPIINEMKLYEPHLQDLYTYIREAWGHFAQGPAGIISRYKDEAVFSVDSLGLRPVWKVETASSYVFSSEPGVVSPTEYVAEPKPLAPGEKVGLKWNEQDELVLYEYDDYQTQVYNRFKKRVDTKDYHLNLSIPETKEIPGLCNSIQVETKQYVAFGWDREHIQLLEQMATKGVEPIRSLGHDSPLAALDTDRRNIADFIKESVAVVTNPAIDRDREVEHFSTRTILGERPSLLRGAKQPFVVEMLSPIILEGSVAQSITEELHTITYEQLIQLFNTHSSIATISATFSPTETLQCALNRISSEAIKAVNDGATILLIDDANAHLNERLWIDPHLVTAKVHQVLSENKLRRNCSLVIRSGALRSLHDIVTLYGLGADSINPYLLFATVNDGTKTPITNLYHALNKGLEKVISTIGIHELRGYGRLYSSIGLHEEIANILQITNFLGSNDLAFSLESLAEDAQMRADDYNNPKVRMRKSFHIFPRIWKAIGDVAKGNSYDDYREKLSELEENNPIAIRHLVQTKQTQHVIPAEEVSISIQNHNLPFIISSMSFGSQNEVAFRAYAEAADQLNMISLNGEGGEIKDMIGKYPHTRGQQVASGRFGVNAELLNSSNLIEIKIGQGAKPGEGGHLPGSKVTAKIAEARNATIGSDLISPSNNHDIYSIEDLAQMITEIKTANQLAKVAVKVPVVPNIGTIAVGIAKAGADFINISGFDGGTGAARIHALQHVGLPVEIGVKAAHNALLEANMRHKVEIWADGGIRSVNDALKIMLLGANRIGFGTLSMIAIGCTTCRGCHLDTCHVGIATQIESEAQAKEHGLRRFVPRELESAVAGLLHLFTTFGVELKRLTGNLGYTNLQEIVGRSDLLEQIRGENLLDLCNLLQTIEYPSVTKTEYVPEKQFETVHSPHSKELVGVGVEQRVMGGLESCYRVRSKLYEDTKLEPLTLKYTNGSIPGNGLGAYNSENLFIHVNGGAQDGIGKTSFGGGIYITKAKGKDGIYYNGSVGKGFGYGAQKGALYVQGNADARAGIRLSGADMIIGGRMTKPLREKEQGNIGAYSNIKGFAFEYMTNGRALVLGDPGPWICAGMTGGVVYLRHDSSLGLTEQALKRRIAKGANVTLQPISKNGVQDVTELLLDYIRVLNEHEQYEEVALLTPLLDDMQQQFFEIIPKKEQADPSISTE, from the coding sequence ATGCTCAATAAAAAAAATACATGGACACCGTCTTTATTTCGAGATTATAAAAATGCAGAACATGATGCGTGTGGAATCGTTTCCGTTATGGAGAAACGAAAAATTGCCACGAAAGAAAACATTGATCTTTGCATACAATCACTAGTCAAAATGAATCATCGAGCTGGTTTCATTAATGGTGAAGGAGATGGTATCGGAATTCACATTGATGTCCCAAAAGCACTTTGGAATGAAAAGCTGAAAAATAACGGATACAATCCAACGATTGTGGATCATCCCCACTTTATCGTTGGACATTTTTTTCTAAATAAAAACGCAAATATAGTTAATTTAAAAAATCATATTCGTACGCAATTAAATAATGAAAGTTTTACTATTATTTTTGAAAGTGATGATGTAATAAATTCCGATGCACTCGGTCCACTTGGTAAACAGGAAGAACCTTTATTTTGGCAAGTTGCCCTTATCGCAGAAAATGAAGTTAAAAATATTGAGCAAACATTATTTTCAGTAACGATAAAAATAGAGGAAAATGAAGCTATTCATGTTGCTTCATTAAGTCGTGACCATGTTGTATATAAAGTTCTAGGTGCTGGGGATACACTTGTTGCCTATTACAACGATTTACAACATCCACTTATCGCTTCAACTATGACACTAGGACATAACCGCTATTCTACTAATACATTATCTAATTTTTTTCGTGTACAACCATTTAGCGTTCTCGGACATAATGGTGAAATTAACACAATTGCAAAATTACGTGATCAAGCTGACATGATTCATGTTCCACTTACTGCTGGGGGCAGTGACTCCCAAGATTTAAACCGCACCTTAGAAACTCTACTTGTTCAATACGACTACAGTTTATTTGAAGCAATGGATATACTATTCCCACCAATTATTAATGAAATGAAACTTTATGAACCGCATTTACAAGATTTATATACGTATATACGTGAAGCTTGGGGCCATTTTGCGCAAGGTCCAGCTGGTATTATTTCACGTTATAAAGATGAGGCTGTTTTCAGCGTTGATTCCCTTGGACTACGACCAGTGTGGAAAGTAGAGACAGCGAGTTCTTATGTTTTCTCTTCTGAACCTGGAGTTGTATCACCAACTGAATATGTAGCAGAACCAAAACCACTCGCTCCTGGAGAAAAGGTCGGTCTAAAGTGGAATGAACAAGATGAACTTGTACTCTACGAATACGATGACTACCAAACTCAAGTATATAACCGTTTTAAAAAGCGAGTTGATACGAAAGATTATCATTTAAACTTATCTATCCCTGAAACGAAAGAAATCCCTGGATTATGTAATTCTATACAAGTCGAAACGAAACAATACGTTGCTTTTGGATGGGACCGAGAACATATTCAGCTTCTTGAACAGATGGCAACAAAAGGCGTTGAGCCAATTCGCTCACTTGGGCATGACTCACCACTTGCAGCACTCGATACTGATAGACGAAATATCGCTGACTTCATTAAGGAAAGTGTAGCCGTTGTTACAAATCCAGCAATCGATCGTGATCGAGAGGTCGAACACTTCTCCACACGAACGATACTTGGAGAGCGCCCAAGTTTATTACGCGGTGCTAAACAGCCATTTGTAGTTGAGATGCTTTCCCCCATTATTTTAGAAGGAAGTGTAGCACAATCTATTACAGAGGAATTACACACAATTACGTACGAACAACTTATACAGCTATTCAATACCCATAGCTCTATCGCTACAATCTCTGCTACATTCAGTCCGACAGAAACTTTACAATGCGCCTTAAATCGAATTAGTTCTGAAGCGATAAAGGCCGTGAACGATGGAGCTACCATACTATTAATAGACGATGCCAACGCTCATCTAAATGAACGCTTATGGATTGATCCGCATTTAGTTACCGCTAAAGTACATCAAGTATTAAGCGAAAATAAATTACGCCGAAACTGCTCTCTCGTTATACGTTCTGGTGCCCTTCGCTCCTTACATGATATCGTCACACTGTATGGATTAGGAGCAGATAGTATAAATCCATATTTATTATTTGCAACCGTAAATGATGGGACAAAAACACCCATTACGAATTTATATCATGCTCTTAATAAAGGACTGGAAAAAGTCATTTCCACAATTGGAATTCATGAATTGCGTGGTTACGGTCGCCTCTATTCTTCTATCGGATTACATGAGGAAATCGCAAATATATTACAAATTACGAATTTCCTCGGTTCAAATGATTTAGCTTTTTCTCTTGAGTCACTTGCTGAAGATGCACAAATGCGAGCAGATGATTATAACAATCCTAAAGTTAGAATGCGCAAATCTTTTCATATATTCCCGCGAATTTGGAAAGCAATCGGCGATGTCGCAAAAGGAAACTCTTATGATGATTACCGTGAAAAGTTAAGTGAATTAGAAGAAAATAACCCAATCGCAATTAGACACCTTGTTCAAACGAAACAAACACAACATGTAATTCCCGCTGAAGAAGTATCCATCAGTATCCAAAACCATAATTTACCATTTATTATCAGTTCCATGTCATTCGGTTCTCAAAATGAAGTCGCCTTTCGCGCATATGCAGAAGCGGCCGATCAGCTAAATATGATTAGTTTAAACGGTGAAGGCGGAGAAATTAAAGATATGATTGGAAAGTATCCGCATACACGTGGACAACAAGTTGCATCTGGGCGATTTGGCGTAAACGCCGAACTACTAAATTCATCAAACTTAATTGAAATAAAAATCGGTCAAGGTGCAAAGCCTGGTGAAGGTGGACATTTACCAGGTTCAAAAGTAACAGCCAAAATCGCTGAAGCACGTAACGCTACAATTGGCTCAGATTTAATTTCACCTTCTAACAACCATGATATTTATTCCATTGAAGATTTGGCTCAAATGATTACAGAGATTAAAACGGCTAATCAACTTGCGAAAGTAGCTGTAAAAGTCCCTGTCGTCCCTAACATTGGAACAATTGCTGTCGGTATCGCAAAAGCGGGTGCTGATTTTATTAACATTAGCGGATTTGATGGTGGTACAGGAGCTGCACGTATTCACGCATTGCAACATGTAGGGCTTCCTGTAGAAATCGGTGTGAAAGCCGCTCACAATGCTTTATTAGAAGCAAATATGAGACATAAAGTAGAAATTTGGGCTGACGGTGGTATTCGAAGTGTGAATGATGCCTTAAAAATCATGCTTCTTGGGGCAAATCGCATTGGATTTGGCACATTATCGATGATCGCAATCGGCTGTACAACTTGCCGCGGATGTCATCTAGATACTTGTCACGTTGGAATTGCAACACAAATTGAGTCTGAAGCTCAGGCGAAAGAACACGGATTACGCCGCTTCGTCCCGCGTGAATTAGAAAGCGCCGTCGCTGGATTATTACATTTATTCACCACTTTTGGCGTAGAACTAAAACGATTAACAGGAAATCTTGGTTATACAAATTTACAAGAAATTGTCGGGCGTTCCGATTTATTAGAACAAATTCGAGGCGAAAATTTATTAGACTTATGTAATTTACTACAAACGATAGAATATCCATCTGTCACAAAAACAGAATACGTACCGGAAAAACAATTTGAAACAGTTCATTCCCCTCATTCAAAAGAATTAGTAGGCGTTGGTGTAGAGCAACGCGTTATGGGTGGTCTAGAATCTTGCTATCGCGTTCGTAGTAAATTATATGAAGACACGAAGCTTGAACCACTTACATTAAAGTATACGAATGGCTCTATTCCTGGAAATGGATTAGGCGCTTACAATAGCGAGAACTTATTTATACATGTAAATGGCGGTGCACAAGATGGCATTGGTAAAACCTCCTTTGGTGGTGGTATTTATATAACGAAAGCCAAAGGAAAAGACGGCATATATTATAACGGTTCTGTCGGAAAAGGTTTTGGATACGGTGCACAAAAAGGAGCGCTATACGTGCAAGGTAACGCCGATGCTCGTGCTGGTATCCGCCTCTCTGGAGCAGACATGATAATTGGAGGGCGTATGACAAAGCCACTCCGTGAAAAAGAACAAGGGAATATAGGTGCATACTCTAATATTAAAGGTTTCGCTTTTGAATATATGACAAATGGGCGAGCGCTTGTTTTAGGGGACCCTGGCCCATGGATCTGTGCTGGTATGACTGGCGGTGTTGTTTATTTACGTCATGATTCAAGCTTAGGTTTAACAGAACAGGCTTTAAAAAGAAGAATCGCAAAAGGAGCAAATGTTACATTACAGCCAATTAGTAAAAATGGTGTGCAAGATGTGACTGAGTTATTGCTAGATTACATTCGTGTCTTAAATGAGCATGAGCAATACGAGGAAGTTGCTTTATTAACACCGTTACTCGATGATATGCAGCAACAGTTTTTTGAAATTATCCCGAAAAAAGAGCAGGCTGACCCGTCTATCTCAACAGAGTGA
- the hemL gene encoding glutamate-1-semialdehyde-2,1-aminomutase — translation MKFTKSEALHKEALEHIVGGVNSPSRSFKAVGGGAPVAMERGKGAYFWDVDGNKYIDYLAAYGPIITGHAHPHITKAITTAAENGVLYGTPTALEVKFAKMLKEAMPALDKVRFVNSGTESVMTTIRVARAYTGRTKIMKFAGCYHGHSDLVLVAAGSGPSTLGTPDSAGVPQSIAQEVITVPFNNVETLKEALDKWGHEVAAILVEPIVGNFGIVEPKPGFLEKVNELVHEAGALVIYDEVITAFRFMYGGAQDLLGVTPDLTALGKVIGGGLPIGAYGGKKEIMEQVAPLGPAYQAGTMAGNPASMASGIACLEVLQQKGVYEKLDELGAMLEKGILEQATKHNIDITLNRLKGALTVYFTRNTIEDYDAAKNTDGEMFGRFFKLMLQEGINLAPSKYEAWFLTTEHTKEDIEYTIEAVGRAFATLADNK, via the coding sequence GTGAAATTCACAAAATCAGAAGCATTACATAAAGAAGCTTTAGAACATATCGTTGGCGGCGTTAATAGTCCTTCTCGTTCTTTTAAAGCAGTTGGCGGCGGCGCTCCTGTTGCTATGGAACGTGGAAAAGGTGCTTATTTCTGGGATGTAGACGGAAATAAATATATCGATTATTTAGCAGCATACGGTCCTATTATTACTGGACATGCTCACCCGCACATTACAAAAGCAATTACAACAGCCGCTGAAAACGGTGTACTTTACGGAACACCAACAGCACTAGAAGTAAAATTCGCGAAAATGTTAAAAGAAGCAATGCCTGCATTAGATAAAGTCCGCTTCGTAAACTCTGGTACTGAATCAGTAATGACAACAATTCGTGTCGCTCGTGCTTACACAGGCCGCACAAAAATTATGAAATTTGCTGGTTGTTACCACGGTCATTCTGATTTAGTACTTGTAGCAGCCGGATCTGGCCCTTCTACGCTAGGAACTCCTGACTCAGCCGGTGTACCACAAAGTATCGCTCAAGAAGTTATTACCGTTCCATTTAATAATGTAGAAACTTTAAAAGAAGCATTAGATAAATGGGGACATGAAGTAGCAGCTATCCTTGTAGAACCGATTGTTGGAAACTTCGGTATTGTAGAGCCAAAACCTGGCTTCCTTGAGAAAGTAAATGAGCTTGTCCATGAAGCTGGTGCATTAGTAATTTATGATGAAGTTATTACTGCTTTCCGCTTTATGTACGGTGGTGCTCAAGACTTACTTGGCGTAACACCAGACTTAACTGCGCTTGGTAAAGTGATCGGCGGCGGACTTCCAATTGGCGCTTACGGTGGTAAGAAAGAAATTATGGAACAAGTTGCCCCGCTTGGACCTGCATACCAAGCAGGTACAATGGCAGGAAACCCTGCTTCTATGGCATCAGGTATCGCTTGCTTAGAAGTACTTCAACAAAAAGGCGTATACGAGAAATTAGATGAACTTGGCGCTATGCTTGAAAAAGGTATTTTAGAGCAAGCTACAAAACATAACATCGATATTACACTAAACCGCCTAAAGGGTGCATTAACTGTATACTTCACGAGAAATACAATTGAAGATTACGATGCAGCCAAAAATACAGATGGTGAAATGTTCGGTAGATTCTTCAAACTTATGCTTCAAGAAGGTATTAATTTAGCACCATCTAAATATGAAGCATGGTTCTTAACGACAGAACATACAAAAGAAGATATCGAATATACAATTGAAGCTGTTGGAAGAGCATTTGCTACTTTAGCAGACAATAAATAA
- a CDS encoding ABC transporter ATP-binding protein → MKSVIEVQGLRKEFTAYSSRPGLKGAFRDLLNRNYKIVPAVNDVSFTVKQGEMVGYIGENGAGKSTTIKMLTGILTPTSGEILVNGMNPHKQREEFVRTIGVVFGQRSQLWWDIAVQESFRLLKKVYGVSDAQYKEHMEHVIETLDIGPLLDKPVRKLSLGQRMRCELAAALIHNPPLLFLDEPTIGLDVLVKLKIREFLKEMNERYKTTILLTTHDITDIEALCERVIMLDEGNIMYDGSLNNLRTQWGAEKEIHFQFIAPVSYQALSMVMPDSHVVWSKAKEENAWVAKIPNEEVIISMLISKVVQAFQIKDLKINEVSTEEIIRNIYEEGIKHG, encoded by the coding sequence ATGAAATCGGTAATTGAGGTACAAGGGTTACGTAAAGAGTTTACAGCCTATTCAAGTCGTCCGGGTTTAAAGGGTGCATTTCGCGATTTATTAAATCGTAATTATAAAATAGTACCAGCAGTAAATGATGTATCTTTTACTGTGAAACAAGGTGAAATGGTTGGGTATATTGGTGAGAATGGTGCCGGTAAATCAACGACAATTAAAATGCTTACTGGGATTTTGACGCCGACATCAGGAGAAATTTTAGTAAATGGGATGAATCCGCATAAGCAGAGAGAAGAATTTGTAAGAACAATTGGTGTTGTTTTCGGTCAACGCTCGCAACTTTGGTGGGATATTGCTGTACAAGAGTCGTTTCGTTTATTAAAAAAAGTGTACGGTGTATCAGATGCTCAGTATAAAGAACATATGGAGCACGTGATTGAAACGTTAGATATTGGTCCTTTATTAGATAAGCCAGTGCGAAAGTTATCTCTTGGTCAAAGAATGCGTTGTGAATTAGCGGCAGCATTAATTCATAATCCGCCGTTATTATTTTTAGATGAACCAACAATTGGGCTAGATGTTCTTGTGAAATTGAAAATACGTGAATTTTTAAAAGAAATGAATGAACGTTATAAAACAACAATTTTATTAACAACTCATGATATTACTGATATTGAAGCTTTATGTGAGCGTGTTATCATGCTGGATGAAGGAAATATTATGTATGACGGTTCTTTAAATAATCTTCGTACGCAGTGGGGAGCAGAGAAGGAAATACATTTTCAATTTATTGCACCAGTTTCCTATCAGGCTTTATCAATGGTTATGCCAGATAGTCATGTCGTTTGGTCGAAAGCGAAAGAGGAAAACGCGTGGGTTGCAAAAATACCGAATGAAGAAGTTATCATTTCAATGCTTATTTCTAAAGTAGTACAGGCCTTTCAAATTAAAGATTTAAAAATTAACGAAGTGTCTACAGAGGAAATCATTCGTAACATTTATGAAGAAGGTATTAAACATGGGTAA
- a CDS encoding ABC transporter permease, protein MGKYIEMIRIRFLMMLAYRTNYYSGILIYTINIGAYYFLWQAIYSGKENIESLSISQMTTYIAIAWMARAFYFNNIDREIAMEIQEGRVAVELIRPYNYLGMKVMQGLGEGIFRFAFFSIPGMVIVTLLFSLQITTNFQTWLYFFLSLIFSFIINTQINLMTGMLTFFLFNNSGIMYAKRVVIDLFSGLLLPISFYPLWAQKAMVFLPFQAISYIPSMIFSEGIQGSKLYEALLFQVIWAIVLIIPIVLMWRTARKRLIVQGG, encoded by the coding sequence ATGGGTAAGTACATTGAAATGATTCGGATTCGCTTTTTAATGATGCTTGCGTATCGTACAAACTATTATAGCGGGATTTTAATTTATACAATTAATATCGGTGCGTATTATTTTTTATGGCAAGCAATTTATAGCGGAAAAGAGAATATTGAAAGTTTATCTATTTCGCAAATGACTACGTATATCGCAATTGCGTGGATGGCACGTGCCTTTTATTTTAATAATATAGATAGGGAAATTGCGATGGAAATTCAAGAAGGACGTGTAGCGGTAGAACTGATTCGTCCATATAACTATTTAGGGATGAAAGTGATGCAAGGTCTCGGTGAGGGAATATTTCGTTTTGCCTTCTTTTCAATTCCAGGTATGGTTATCGTTACCTTATTATTTTCATTGCAAATTACAACGAATTTTCAAACGTGGTTATATTTCTTCTTATCTTTAATATTTAGTTTTATTATTAATACACAAATTAATTTAATGACGGGAATGCTCACGTTCTTCCTATTTAACAATAGTGGAATTATGTATGCAAAACGTGTTGTTATTGATTTATTTTCGGGTCTATTATTACCAATTAGTTTTTATCCATTATGGGCCCAAAAGGCAATGGTGTTTTTGCCGTTTCAGGCCATTAGTTATATTCCGAGTATGATTTTTTCAGAAGGTATACAAGGAAGTAAATTGTATGAGGCATTATTATTCCAAGTAATTTGGGCAATTGTACTTATCATTCCAATTGTACTCATGTGGAGAACGGCGAGAAAACGTCTAATTGTACAGGGGGGATGA